AGAAGATTAATTGACTGTGTAAATTACTTGAAGATCAAGATATAATTTAAAGGAAGAAGGGTAATTTAATGTTAGAATTTTACATAAAGGCATACAAAAACTATGTTTTAATGCTTAGAAAACATCTTATggacaaaattaataattacataTAGTTCAAACATTAAGTTGGGAGCAAATATCCTAGAAAACATCTTAGtccattattaaaaaaaacattattgcATCATAATTTGGATTCAGTTTTTTGGTCACAAAGGATGAATACAATTTTATTGGCTACAACAATTTATTACTACATCGTTTGTAAGGATAACTTCGTGCTCTagaattatcatatgataatcaacaatttaaaatagtatagTGGCATTCGGTTGTctgactaattatcatatgataatcaATATCTAGAATTGAATTGTGAcgttattttagttggaggaggcggctatgactaattatcatatgattattcatctagaattaagttgtgagattcaatctcatgaatcAAACACAACAGATATTTAATCGCAAGATATAATCTTAACCGAACATCccttaaatatatttacagaTTGATACAATCATTTATAAGGATAACTTCGTGCTCTCAGACACGTCATTGAATAGTTGAGAGAAATCCTCAGAACATTTGACATGAATGCTAAAATAACATTTGAAGCACTCGAACGCCACCATATTATTACGGTAGCCTTCCCCACAATGCCCACACCGTCGGCCGCGGACCATGTGTCCGCGGACGAGGGTGAGTGGGCATTCATGACTCGCCACACACACCTCCGTCATCTCAAACTTGATCAAAGATAGGTGATCTAAGCAGGGCACGCAGTCCACGTGGAACGCCTGCTCGCACTCCGCGCAACTGTAGTACCACTGCGTGTCGTCAAGCCCCTGCTCACAGGCGTCGCAGATGGCCTGCGACTGCCTGTGAGGAGGTGGGGCTGTGACGAGCTCCAGGGGATGCGGGTCGTACACGTGGCGGACGGTGGCGGGAAGGCGTGCACACGTGGCGTGTATGCTGAAATTGCGGCATGTTGTACAAGTGTAGGAGAATCCGATGAGGAATTTGTTGCAGCAGCGACACGCCTCTTTCATGTATATCGTTGGCACGTCCGTGGTGCGGAGCACGTGCGTGTTGGAGTGGGCGGCGTGCGTGATCAAGTCCGGCGATGTGAAGCACAATATGTCCGCTTTGGATCCGTGGGAACCGTAGCCGTAGCCATTGGTGAGGCGACTGCAGCAGTTGGTTTCTGAGATGACAAGGGAAGGCTTAGTTTGGTCCAGCGTGTATGTGGGATAGAAATCTGGCTCGCGCAGGAAATACGTGCAACAGTCGTGGACGAAGAGTCTCGGGCACTGGGAGCACGTGTAGAATGGCGGTGAGATGAACTGGACGCACACGTTGCATTTTGGGAGACAGTGGacatcgtcgtcgtcgtcatcatcatcattgtcGTCGTAAACGGGATAGTTGTTGTGCAAAGTTAGTGGATGATGGTGCCGCCTTCCTACATCAGTACTTGTGGTTGAGATCCAATTTGTTGATGTGTGTCGTAAAAAACTTGTGTATTCGTTAGGAACCGGAAGATTAGCCAACATAGGAACTCGATTATTTTGGAAAGCTTCTCGAAGCATAACTACACAGATAAAAGAGGCATTTGAGTTAAgcaatatactcccttcgtctcgTTAAAGATGAATGAATGTCACACAAAAGATATTGAGTGAAGTTGTTTAatgtaataaagtaaaatggaaaaatataattaaatacttctTCCATAATAGATATCACGCTTAGGAAAGTAGTTTGCTacagaaagagaaaatatatttttatactatattaatGTAAGAAAGAACCTTTTTTCCCTAAATACGAAATGTGACAACGGTTGTAACTCAAACTAAAATGATAGTGTGATATCTAGATATCTATTGTGGGTTAGGggggagtactatatactccctccgccctaTAATAAGtttcacactttcctttttaatttagtcccacaaaagatgccacattttattttttggaaaaagttatctcacattaaatatattattttccctctccatttaacacacaaaacaacatatcCTAAACTCAATGGCAGAGCCAGGAATTTAATAATGAGGTGCCCA
The genomic region above belongs to Salvia hispanica cultivar TCC Black 2014 chromosome 3, UniMelb_Shisp_WGS_1.0, whole genome shotgun sequence and contains:
- the LOC125216536 gene encoding uncharacterized protein LOC125216536, translated to MAVIRCSAGFPCGACGTEHRPGLLWARPMTLAYVCSACDFWLHPHCAALPNAIQHQSHKHPLLLNYGSRLSTVRCAVCRDVVSSWGVYSCNMCQHYVHIMCAVTNDQSFESVMLREAFQNNRVPMLANLPVPNEYTSFLRHTSTNWISTTSTDVGRRHHHPLTLHNNYPVYDDNDDDDDDDDVHCLPKCNVCVQFISPPFYTCSQCPRLFVHDCCTYFLREPDFYPTYTLDQTKPSLVISETNCCSRLTNGYGYGSHGSKADILCFTSPDLITHAAHSNTHVLRTTDVPTIYMKEACRCCNKFLIGFSYTCTTCRNFSIHATCARLPATVRHVYDPHPLELVTAPPPHRQSQAICDACEQGLDDTQWYYSCAECEQAFHVDCVPCLDHLSLIKFEMTEVCVASHECPLTLVRGHMVRGRRCGHCGEGYRNNMVAFECFKCYFSIHVKCSEDFSQLFNDVSESTKLSL